Within Kutzneria chonburiensis, the genomic segment CCAGCGGCGGCGAGGCCAGCAGCACGCCGGACAGGCCGCCGAACAGGAACGTCAGCATGAACCCGATGGCGAACAGCATCGGCGTCTCGAAGGTCAGCTGCCCCTTCCACATGGTGCCGATCCAGTTGAAGAACTTGATGCCGGTCGGCACCGCGATCAGGAAGCTGGTCAGCGAGAAGAACGGCAGCAGCACCGCGCCGGTGGCGAACATGTGGTGGGCCCACACCGTCATGGACAGCCCGGCGATGGCGATGGTGGCGTACACCAGCCCGCGGTAGCCGAAGCACGGTTTTCGGCTGAACACCGGGAAGATCTCGGTGACGATGCCGAAGTAGGGCAGCGCCACGATGTAGACCTCGGGATGGCCGAAGAACCAGAACAGGTGCTGCCACAGGATGGCCCCGCCGTTGGCCGGGTCGTACACGTGCGCGCCGAGTATTCGGTCGGCCAGCAGGCCGAACAGGGCGGCGGTCAGGATCGGGAACGCGGCCAGCACCAGGAACGAGGTGAACAGGATGTTCCAGGTGAAGATGGGCATCCGGAACATGGTCATGCCCGGGGCCCGCAGGCAGACGACCGTGGTGATCATGTTGACCGCGCCGAGGATCGTGCTCAGGCCGGACACGATCAGACCGGCGGCCCAGAGATTGCCGCCGACGCCGGGGGAGTAGGTCATCTGGTTGAGCGGGGCGTAGGCGAACCACCCGAAATCGGCCGCCCCGCCGGGCGTGGCGAACCCCGACAGCACGATCAGCCCGCCGAACAGGTACAGCCAGTACGACAGGGCGTTGAGTCGCGGGAACGCGACGTCCGGCGCACCGATTTGCAGTGGCAGCACCAGATTGGCGAAGGCGAAGACGTTCGGCGTGGCGTAGAGCAGCAGCATGATGGTGCCGTGCATGGTGAACAGCTGGTTGTACTGCTCCTGGCTCAGGAACTGCAGTCCCGGCTGGGCCAGCTCGGTGCGCATCAGCAGCGCCAGCGCGCCACCGACCAGGAAGAACCCGAACGTGGTGACGAGGTACATCACCCCGATCCGCTTGTGATCGGTGGTGAACAGCGTCTCTTCGAGCGCGCTGCCCTTGGGCTGCCGCCGGACGTGCACCGGCGGCAGCTCCGGGGCAGCGGGCGGGCGGGTGGTCGTCAACGCCGGCTGCCGGGCACGAATTCCTGCAACTTGGTCTTGATGCCCTCGGTGACCAGCGCGAACGCGTCCGGGTCACCCTTGAGCACGGACTCCGCCGCGGCCTTGACCTGCTCGAAGGTGGCGTGCGGCGGGATCGGCGGCACGTTGGGGTCGCAGTGCACGTCCAGCAGCACCGGCCGGTCGGCCGACAGCGCCTCGTCCCAGGCCGCGCCGAGCCGGTCCGGGTCGGTGACCGAGATGCCGCCGAGGCCGAAGGAACGGGCCACGCCGGCGTAGTCGATGTCCGGCAGCACCTGGGACTCCTCGAACTTGGGCGCGCCGCCCATCGCCCGCAGCTCCCACGTGACCTGGTTGAGGTCGTTGTTGTGCAGCACGCACACCACCAGCCGCGGATCCGACCAGCGGTCCTGATAGCGGGCGATGGTGATCAGCTCGGCCAGTCCGTTCATCTGCATCGCGCCGTCGCCGACGAGCGCGATGGCCGGCCGGTCCGGGTGCGCGAACTTGGCCCCGATGGCGTACGGCACACCGGGCCCCATGGTCGCCAGGGTGCCGGACAGCGAGCCGCGCATGTTGCCGCGCATCCGCAGCGTGCGGGCGTACCAGTTGGCGGCCGAGCCGGAGTCCGAGGTGACGATGGCGTTGTCCGGGATACGCGACGACAGCTCCCAGGTGATGCGCATCGGGTTGATCGGGTCGGCCGACACCATGGACTCGCGTTCCATCGTCTCCCACCAGCGGGACACGTTGGACTCCACGGTTTCCCGCCACTTGCGGTCGTCCTTGCGCCGCACCTTGGGCAGCAGCGCGGCCAGCGTGGCCTTGGCGTCGCCGACCAGGTTGACCTCGGTCGGGTAGCGCATGCCGATGAACTTGCCGTCGATGTCGATCTGGATCGCCCGCGCCTTGCCGTACTCCGGCAGGAACTGGGAGTACGGGAAGTTGGAGCCGATGATCAGCAGCGTGTCGCAGCCGGTCATCAGCTCGTAGCTCGGGCGGGTGCCCAGCAGACCGATCGAACCGGTCACATAGGACAGATCGTCCGGCAGCACGTCCTTGCCCAGCAGCGCTTTGGCCACACCGGCGCCGGTCAGCTCGGCCAGCTGGCGGACCTCGTCGACCGCGCCGCGCGCGCCCTGCCCGACCAGGATGGCCACCTTGCCGCCGGCGTTGATCACGTCGGCGGCCCGCTCGATCTCGGCGGCGTCCGGCACGGTGACGGTGTGCGGGTGGCTCGGCGGGCTGGACGGCGACTGCTTGAACACGTGCCCCGGCGGCGAGTACGGCAGCTCCTGAAGATCACTCGGAATGATCAGCGCCGTCGGTGCCCGCTCCGCCTCGGCCGTGCGAATGGCCCGGTCCAGCGCGTTCGGCAGCTGCTCGGGCACATTGACCTCGACCAGGTATGCGCTGGCCACATCCTTGAACAGCGACTGGAGGTCGACCTCCTGCTGATAGCTGGCCCCCATGGCGCTGCGCGCGGTCTGCCCGACGATCGCCACCACCGGCACGTGGTCCAGTTTGGCGTCGTACAGGCCGTTGAGCAGGTGAATCGCCCCCGGCCCCGAGGTGGCCATGCACACGCCGACCTTGCCGCTGAACTTGGCGTAGCCGACGGCCTGAAAGGCCGCCATCTCCTCGTGCCGGGCCTGGATGAAGCGGGGGGTGTCGTCGGCTTTGCCGAAGGCGGCGACGATGCCGTTGATGCCGTCCCCCGGATAGGCGAAGACCTGGTCCACCTGCCAGTCGCGCAGCCGTCCCAGCAGGTAGTCGCCGACGGTCTCGGCCATGATTCCTCCTTGCGTGACGTGACGGTGTTCGCCGCACGGATACCCGGCGCGGCGGCGTCGAATCAGCCGGCCTCGCGGTTTCACTCCCGGTGACCGGGGAAGCCCGGACCATGGCGACAGCAGCGCACGCGCCCGGGACCCCGATCGACCTGCCGGCCGGCACGTGGTGGGCGGCGCTGAAACGCACGGTGGTCGCCGTGCAGGACAACCACCTGATGGACTGGGCGGCGTCGCTGACCTACTACGCCGTGCTGTCGGTGTTTCCCGGACTGATCGTCGTCACGGGCGCGGTCGGGCTGCTCGGGCCGGAGGCGACCAAAATGCTGACCGACAGCATCAACTCGGTGCCGCTCGGCCAGGGCCGGGACCTGATCGTCGGGGCCATCGAGAACGCGCACACCGGGGCCGGTCTGCTGGCGGTTCTCGGTGTGCTGGGCGCGTTATGGGCGGCCAGCGGCTACATCGGCGGTTTCATGCGAGCCAACAACGCTGTCTACGGCGTCGAAGAGGGCCGTCCACTGTGGAAGACGGTGCCGCTGCAACTCGGGCTGACCGTGGCGCTGATGCTGATGGTGGCCGTGTCGGGGCTGGGGCTGGCGGTGTCCGGACCGGTCGCCGACCAGGTCGGGCAGTGGATCGGCATCGGGTCGACCGGGCTGCTGATCTGGGGCATCGCCAAGTGGCCGGTGATCGTCATCCTGGTCAGCCTGGCCATCTGCCTGCTGTACTGGGCCGCGCCCAACGTCCGCCAGCCCAAGCCGCGTTTCCTGTGGCTGACCGCGGGCAGCGTGCTGGCGGTCCTGTTGTGGCTGATCGCTTCGGTGGGTTTCGGTCTCTACGTGGCGAACTTCGGTTCGTACAACAAGACCTACGGCTCGCTGGCCGGCGTGATCGTGTTCCTGGTGTGGCTGTGGATCAGCAATCTGGCGGTGCTGCTCGGCGCCGCCTTCGACGCGGAACTGGTGCGTGGCCGGCAGTTGGTCGCCGGCCGGGAACCGGAGATCGAGCCGAGGGAGGAAGCCGAATGAGGCTGCGGGCCGCGCCACGGGACACCCGCTTCTACGATCTGCTCACCGCCGCCGCCGAGAACATCGCGGCGGCCATGACCTTGCTGGACGGGTTCGTACAGGCCGACGGGGCCGACCGTGAGCCGCTGGCGCGGGAGATGCGCCGGCTGGAACACGTCGGCGACGACCATACGCACGCCCTCATCGAGCTGATCGACGTCACCTTCGTGACGCCGTTCGACCGTGAGGACATCTATCGCTTGGCGGTGCGGTTGGACGACGTGGTCGACGCCGTGGACGAGGTCGTCGACCTGGCTGTGCTGTATTCGTGCACGCAGTTCCCGCCGGGCGTGGCCGAGCAGGTGGAGCTGCTCAAGAAGGCGGCCGAGCTGACCGCGGAGGCGATGCCGAAACTTCGCACGCCCAAGGACCTCGTGCCGTACTGGCAGCAGATCAGCGAGGTGGAGAACGCCGCCGACCAGGTCCACCGGCGGCTGCTCAGCCTGCTGTTCAGCGGCGAGTACGAGCCGCTGACGGTGATGAAGCTCAAGGACATCGTCGACGGCCTCGAGGAAGCGGCCGACGCCTTCGAACACGCGGCGGATGTCATGCACACCATCGCCGTCAAGGAGAGCTGAGGGGTGCTCGGGCTCTGGGTTGTGGTGGCCCTGGCGCTGGTCTTCAACTACACCAACGGTTTCCACGACGCCGCCAACGCCGTGGCCACGGCCGTGTCGACGCGGGCGATGCCACT encodes:
- a CDS encoding DUF47 domain-containing protein, with protein sequence MRLRAAPRDTRFYDLLTAAAENIAAAMTLLDGFVQADGADREPLAREMRRLEHVGDDHTHALIELIDVTFVTPFDREDIYRLAVRLDDVVDAVDEVVDLAVLYSCTQFPPGVAEQVELLKKAAELTAEAMPKLRTPKDLVPYWQQISEVENAADQVHRRLLSLLFSGEYEPLTVMKLKDIVDGLEEAADAFEHAADVMHTIAVKES
- a CDS encoding thiamine pyrophosphate-requiring protein, which gives rise to MAETVGDYLLGRLRDWQVDQVFAYPGDGINGIVAAFGKADDTPRFIQARHEEMAAFQAVGYAKFSGKVGVCMATSGPGAIHLLNGLYDAKLDHVPVVAIVGQTARSAMGASYQQEVDLQSLFKDVASAYLVEVNVPEQLPNALDRAIRTAEAERAPTALIIPSDLQELPYSPPGHVFKQSPSSPPSHPHTVTVPDAAEIERAADVINAGGKVAILVGQGARGAVDEVRQLAELTGAGVAKALLGKDVLPDDLSYVTGSIGLLGTRPSYELMTGCDTLLIIGSNFPYSQFLPEYGKARAIQIDIDGKFIGMRYPTEVNLVGDAKATLAALLPKVRRKDDRKWRETVESNVSRWWETMERESMVSADPINPMRITWELSSRIPDNAIVTSDSGSAANWYARTLRMRGNMRGSLSGTLATMGPGVPYAIGAKFAHPDRPAIALVGDGAMQMNGLAELITIARYQDRWSDPRLVVCVLHNNDLNQVTWELRAMGGAPKFEESQVLPDIDYAGVARSFGLGGISVTDPDRLGAAWDEALSADRPVLLDVHCDPNVPPIPPHATFEQVKAAAESVLKGDPDAFALVTEGIKTKLQEFVPGSRR
- the ctaD gene encoding cytochrome c oxidase subunit I — translated: MPPVHVRRQPKGSALEETLFTTDHKRIGVMYLVTTFGFFLVGGALALLMRTELAQPGLQFLSQEQYNQLFTMHGTIMLLLYATPNVFAFANLVLPLQIGAPDVAFPRLNALSYWLYLFGGLIVLSGFATPGGAADFGWFAYAPLNQMTYSPGVGGNLWAAGLIVSGLSTILGAVNMITTVVCLRAPGMTMFRMPIFTWNILFTSFLVLAAFPILTAALFGLLADRILGAHVYDPANGGAILWQHLFWFFGHPEVYIVALPYFGIVTEIFPVFSRKPCFGYRGLVYATIAIAGLSMTVWAHHMFATGAVLLPFFSLTSFLIAVPTGIKFFNWIGTMWKGQLTFETPMLFAIGFMLTFLFGGLSGVLLASPPLDFHVTDSYFVIAHLHYVLFGTIVFSTFAGVYFWFPKITGRMLDERLGKLHFWTTFIGFHTTFLVQHWLGAEGMPRRYADYLGTDGFTVLNSISTVGAYILGLSMLPFLWNVMRSYRYGEIVHVDDPWGFGNSLEWATSCPPPRHNFHSLPRIRSERPAFDLHYPHVKDSVA
- a CDS encoding YihY/virulence factor BrkB family protein, translating into MATAAHAPGTPIDLPAGTWWAALKRTVVAVQDNHLMDWAASLTYYAVLSVFPGLIVVTGAVGLLGPEATKMLTDSINSVPLGQGRDLIVGAIENAHTGAGLLAVLGVLGALWAASGYIGGFMRANNAVYGVEEGRPLWKTVPLQLGLTVALMLMVAVSGLGLAVSGPVADQVGQWIGIGSTGLLIWGIAKWPVIVILVSLAICLLYWAAPNVRQPKPRFLWLTAGSVLAVLLWLIASVGFGLYVANFGSYNKTYGSLAGVIVFLVWLWISNLAVLLGAAFDAELVRGRQLVAGREPEIEPREEAE